The following proteins come from a genomic window of Alphaproteobacteria bacterium:
- a CDS encoding phosphotransferase family protein has translation MKLDPSEIQRIEKGSTNETYKLNRDGKTYALRYGTPFPSRLHIDRKKELMFHQYGSTKGFSPKLHFASPDKGILVSEYIKGLSLERQDLKDPKLLKLAVHIIQEKNTLKRVKYHRIGDDLLGAINALLKQMKQLHSDDMEKIRAAFTAATSLHASMPLKKFQFPAHNDFLARNLIYDGKKMWLIDWEYADWGGEYNDLAGLFIADELNAEQIVSVINQYFETFTENERRELMYTCALYGLYSSIWAYAQSNTGPQHKKKHNVLKARHHLNQFWEYIVQV, from the coding sequence ATGAAACTAGACCCTTCAGAAATCCAAAGGATTGAGAAGGGAAGCACCAATGAAACCTACAAGCTGAATAGAGATGGAAAAACATATGCTCTAAGATACGGCACCCCTTTTCCCTCTAGACTACATATAGACAGAAAAAAGGAACTCATGTTCCATCAATATGGGAGCACAAAAGGCTTCTCCCCTAAACTCCACTTTGCATCACCAGACAAAGGCATTCTCGTCAGCGAGTATATAAAGGGCTTATCACTTGAGCGGCAGGATCTTAAGGACCCTAAACTCCTCAAGCTGGCCGTACACATTATCCAAGAGAAAAATACTTTGAAGCGAGTCAAGTACCACAGAATTGGGGACGATCTGCTGGGAGCCATAAATGCTCTGTTAAAGCAAATGAAGCAGCTCCACAGTGACGATATGGAAAAGATAAGAGCTGCATTTACGGCAGCAACATCCCTCCATGCCAGCATGCCCCTTAAGAAGTTCCAATTCCCTGCCCACAACGACTTTTTGGCACGCAATCTTATATATGATGGAAAAAAAATGTGGCTTATAGACTGGGAATACGCCGATTGGGGAGGGGAGTATAATGATTTGGCCGGCCTGTTTATTGCCGACGAACTCAACGCAGAACAAATTGTCAGTGTTATCAATCAGTATTTTGAGACATTCACTGAGAATGAACGACGGGAACTTATGTACACATGCGCCCTCTACGGCCTCTATTCTTCCATTTGGGCCTACGCTCAATCAAATACAGGTCCCCAACACAAGAAAAAGCACAACGTCCTTAAAGCAAGGCATCATTTAAATCAGTTTTGGGAATATATTGTACAGGTATGA